A genomic segment from Salvia splendens isolate huo1 chromosome 13, SspV2, whole genome shotgun sequence encodes:
- the LOC121762950 gene encoding IMPACT family member in pol 5'region-like isoform X3, whose protein sequence is MPLPLPIARLTFNQFTNNTFSKVKGLSLSMVTASSGGGGAFTTLKERVSFDKEIKKSKFIAIAAPISDEPSAFSFLSEVRESRATHNCWAYKIGDQFRSNDDGEPSGTAGKPIQSAIESSGIDRVMVVVIRYFGGIKLGTGGLVRAYGGVAAECLKNGQTCLVKSKVPMGLEVTFDLLGVLYHQFSSDDPKDIVRLLGLVLAAEP, encoded by the exons atgccgctgccgctgcctaTCGCTCGCCTAACCTTCAATCAGTTTACAAACAATACTTTTAGCAAGGTCAAAGGTCTGTCTTTGTCAATGGTCACAGCTTCTTCCGGTGGAGGCGGCGCATTCACCACGCTCAAAGAGAGAGTCTCTTTTgacaaagaaatcaagaaaaGCAAATTCATCGCCATCGCCGCCCCTATCTCTGATGAGCCCTCCGCTTTCTCCTTTCTTTCCGAG GTTCGTGAATCCCGTGCCACTCACAATTGCTGGGCTTACAAG ATTGGAGATCAGTTTCGGAGTAACGATGACGGTGAACCATCTGGAACAGCTGGCAAGCCAATACAATCGGCAATTGAGTCTTCCGGAATAGATAGAGTTATGGTGGTTGTTATCAG GTACTTTGGAGGAATCAAACTTGGCACTGGAGGATTGGTTAGAGCTTACGGAGGTGTAGCTGCAGAATGCTTAAAAAATGGCCAAACTTGTCTTGTGAAATCCAAA GTTCCTATGGGTTTGGAGGTCACGTTTGATCTTTTGGGAGTTCTATACCACCAA TTTTCATCCGACGACCCAAAGGATATAGTCCGACTACTGGGACTTGTTCTGGCGGCGGAGCCCTAA
- the LOC121762950 gene encoding IMPACT family member in pol 5'region-like isoform X2 yields MPLPLPIARLTFNQFTNNTFSKVKGLSLSMVTASSGGGGAFTTLKERVSFDKEIKKSKFIAIAAPISDEPSAFSFLSEVRESRATHNCWAYKIGDQFRSNDDGEPSGTAGKPIQSAIESSGIDRVMVVVIRYFGGIKLGTGGLVRAYGGVAAECLKNGQTCLVKSKVPMGLEVTFDLLGVLYHQVNISSSYVSFKTNTFNHIIIITINTFSFHPTTQRI; encoded by the exons atgccgctgccgctgcctaTCGCTCGCCTAACCTTCAATCAGTTTACAAACAATACTTTTAGCAAGGTCAAAGGTCTGTCTTTGTCAATGGTCACAGCTTCTTCCGGTGGAGGCGGCGCATTCACCACGCTCAAAGAGAGAGTCTCTTTTgacaaagaaatcaagaaaaGCAAATTCATCGCCATCGCCGCCCCTATCTCTGATGAGCCCTCCGCTTTCTCCTTTCTTTCCGAG GTTCGTGAATCCCGTGCCACTCACAATTGCTGGGCTTACAAG ATTGGAGATCAGTTTCGGAGTAACGATGACGGTGAACCATCTGGAACAGCTGGCAAGCCAATACAATCGGCAATTGAGTCTTCCGGAATAGATAGAGTTATGGTGGTTGTTATCAG GTACTTTGGAGGAATCAAACTTGGCACTGGAGGATTGGTTAGAGCTTACGGAGGTGTAGCTGCAGAATGCTTAAAAAATGGCCAAACTTGTCTTGTGAAATCCAAA GTTCCTATGGGTTTGGAGGTCACGTTTGATCTTTTGGGAGTTCTATACCACCAA GTAAATATCTCATCAAGTTATGTTAGCTTTAAA ACAAATACCTTCAATCATATTATTATCATAACTATAAATACCTTCAGTTTTCATCCGACGACCCAAAGGATATAG
- the LOC121762950 gene encoding IMPACT family member in pol 5'region-like isoform X1 translates to MPLPLPIARLTFNQFTNNTFSKVKGLSLSMVTASSGGGGAFTTLKERVSFDKEIKKSKFIAIAAPISDEPSAFSFLSEVRESRATHNCWAYKIGDQFRSNDDGEPSGTAGKPIQSAIESSGIDRVMVVVIRYFGGIKLGTGGLVRAYGGVAAECLKNGQTCLVKSKVPMGLEVTFDLLGVLYHQLQSFQAEDIKQDYDTGKDNVTIVTFKVDLQHWWFCLVKKL, encoded by the exons atgccgctgccgctgcctaTCGCTCGCCTAACCTTCAATCAGTTTACAAACAATACTTTTAGCAAGGTCAAAGGTCTGTCTTTGTCAATGGTCACAGCTTCTTCCGGTGGAGGCGGCGCATTCACCACGCTCAAAGAGAGAGTCTCTTTTgacaaagaaatcaagaaaaGCAAATTCATCGCCATCGCCGCCCCTATCTCTGATGAGCCCTCCGCTTTCTCCTTTCTTTCCGAG GTTCGTGAATCCCGTGCCACTCACAATTGCTGGGCTTACAAG ATTGGAGATCAGTTTCGGAGTAACGATGACGGTGAACCATCTGGAACAGCTGGCAAGCCAATACAATCGGCAATTGAGTCTTCCGGAATAGATAGAGTTATGGTGGTTGTTATCAG GTACTTTGGAGGAATCAAACTTGGCACTGGAGGATTGGTTAGAGCTTACGGAGGTGTAGCTGCAGAATGCTTAAAAAATGGCCAAACTTGTCTTGTGAAATCCAAA GTTCCTATGGGTTTGGAGGTCACGTTTGATCTTTTGGGAGTTCTATACCACCAA CTTCAGTCTTTTCAAGCTGAGGACatcaagcaggattacgatacAGGAAAAGATAATGTTACAATTGTCACTTTCAAAGTTGATTTACAACATTGGTGGTTTTGTCTTGTGAAAAAATTGTGA
- the LOC121761777 gene encoding uncharacterized protein LOC121761777 isoform X2: MEDNTRYDLRFLYKYALSVPNFITEYRVFRRRCFYCIYIAAGEKHSSVGSWIRRYCSLLTERPLFEKMKQGKMEEGNGVDHFARIPEELLSLILSRFENLKHLCGYSLVSKRFALAIYELKSVHLTLPSTTHSTESANEICGLLPKVAGFTSEELSEFINSSPIKELGFFSFLRNFRELRSISLDFTCPRSICSSSLLKVWVKFSSGRAMMELFLELPAFVHEKASSSDESSSSDDEDSYAALTDTGMHAQSLFRCCCVWLLVLCLLRKCHPSLVSVTITNSEKEGRLFVSNINLLFRINKSNEAELCSLNQTLVGCVTQKSRNQDNW; the protein is encoded by the exons ATGGAAGACAACACGAGATATGACCTTCGATTCTTATATAAATACGCCTTAAGCGTTCCAAATTTTATTACGGAATATAGGGTTTTTCGCCGCCGCTGCTTCTATTGCATTTACATAGCAGCAGGAGAG AAGCATTCAAGCGTGGGATCTTGGATTCGGAGATATTGTTCACTTCTTACCGAGAG GCCGttatttgaaaaaatgaaacaaGGGAAAATGGAAGAGGGAAATGGGGTCGATCACTTTGCTCGCATCCCAGAGGAACTACTCTCGTTGATATTAAGCCGGTTTGAAAACCTAAAGCATCTGTGTGGATACTCCCTTGTCTCGAAGCGTTTTGCTTTGGCTATTTATGAATTGAAGTCGGTTCATTTGACTCTTCCAAGTACTACACACTCTACTGAATCAGCTAATGAAATCTGTGGGCTTCTCCCTAAGGTGGCAGGCTTTACCAGTGAAGAATTGAGTGAATTCATCAACTCATCACCGATTAAGGAGTTGGGGTTCTTCTCATTCCTTCGGAACTTCAGGGAACTCAGATCTATTTCGTTGGACTTCACATGTCCTCGCAGCATCTGCAGTTCCTCACTTTTGAAAGTGTGGGTGAAATTCAGCAGCGGTAGAGCCATGATGGAACTCTTTCTAGAACTACCTGCTTTTGTGCACGAGAAGGCTTCATCATCTGACGAGTCTTCTTCATCTGATGACGAGGACTCATACGCTGCACTAACAGACACAGGAATGCATGCACAGTCTCTCTTTCGATGTTGTTGTGTTTGGTTGCTTGTGCTGTGTTTGCTCAGAAAATGCCACCCTTCGCTTGTGAGTGTCACCATCACAAATAGCGAGAAAGAGGGGAGACTATTCGTGAGCAATATAAATCTTCTTTTTCGGATAAACAAGTCGAATGAAGCAGAACTATGCTCATTGAATCAAACACTTGTTGGATGTGTGACTCAAAAATCCCGGAATCAGGATAACTGGTGA
- the LOC121761777 gene encoding uncharacterized protein LOC121761777 isoform X1, with product MSSQHLQFLTLESVGEIQQRWSHGGTLSRTTSFCALGVYWGQKGLARSVVGVCRVFRRRCFYCIYIAAGEKHSSVGSWIRRYCSLLTERPLFEKMKQGKMEEGNGVDHFARIPEELLSLILSRFENLKHLCGYSLVSKRFALAIYELKSVHLTLPSTTHSTESANEICGLLPKVAGFTSEELSEFINSSPIKELGFFSFLRNFRELRSISLDFTCPRSICSSSLLKVWVKFSSGRAMMELFLELPAFVHEKASSSDESSSSDDEDSYAALTDTGMHAQSLFRCCCVWLLVLCLLRKCHPSLVSVTITNSEKEGRLFVSNINLLFRINKSNEAELCSLNQTLVGCVTQKSRNQDNW from the exons ATGTCTTCGCAGCATCTGCAGTTCCTCACTTTGGAAAGTGTGGGTGAAATTCAGCAGCGGTGGAGCCATGGTGGAACTCTTTCTAGAACTACCAGCTTTTGTGCCTTGGGAGTATACTGGGGACAAAAAGGACTTGCGAGATCCGTTGTTGGAGTTTGTAG GGTTTTTCGCCGCCGCTGCTTCTATTGCATTTACATAGCAGCAGGAGAG AAGCATTCAAGCGTGGGATCTTGGATTCGGAGATATTGTTCACTTCTTACCGAGAG GCCGttatttgaaaaaatgaaacaaGGGAAAATGGAAGAGGGAAATGGGGTCGATCACTTTGCTCGCATCCCAGAGGAACTACTCTCGTTGATATTAAGCCGGTTTGAAAACCTAAAGCATCTGTGTGGATACTCCCTTGTCTCGAAGCGTTTTGCTTTGGCTATTTATGAATTGAAGTCGGTTCATTTGACTCTTCCAAGTACTACACACTCTACTGAATCAGCTAATGAAATCTGTGGGCTTCTCCCTAAGGTGGCAGGCTTTACCAGTGAAGAATTGAGTGAATTCATCAACTCATCACCGATTAAGGAGTTGGGGTTCTTCTCATTCCTTCGGAACTTCAGGGAACTCAGATCTATTTCGTTGGACTTCACATGTCCTCGCAGCATCTGCAGTTCCTCACTTTTGAAAGTGTGGGTGAAATTCAGCAGCGGTAGAGCCATGATGGAACTCTTTCTAGAACTACCTGCTTTTGTGCACGAGAAGGCTTCATCATCTGACGAGTCTTCTTCATCTGATGACGAGGACTCATACGCTGCACTAACAGACACAGGAATGCATGCACAGTCTCTCTTTCGATGTTGTTGTGTTTGGTTGCTTGTGCTGTGTTTGCTCAGAAAATGCCACCCTTCGCTTGTGAGTGTCACCATCACAAATAGCGAGAAAGAGGGGAGACTATTCGTGAGCAATATAAATCTTCTTTTTCGGATAAACAAGTCGAATGAAGCAGAACTATGCTCATTGAATCAAACACTTGTTGGATGTGTGACTCAAAAATCCCGGAATCAGGATAACTGGTGA
- the LOC121761585 gene encoding uncharacterized protein LOC121761585: protein MGNESETQTLLNAADYLLQSRNFADCINYAARAHDSDPTNPAPARILSTASVLSASKISATHHDYYAVLNLPYFDSDSSRIDSTFETLTSILDPNTNRCSFASEAFDLAVKAWSVLSNPLEKAGFDAELQAFFDPAASTSATFWTICPYCYYVYEYDKVFEDCCLKCQNQRCRRVLHAVPIAGPPPPPDVVARGQYCCPGFMPFALCSNDGKPIRDKLWFPFAPSHHLGEMPDFNSATFEDCAVVLDDDRFEGTGSQGHVNGEKARTEGNSRKRMKSAPWKSKKLLGRGISIEGDEAHFVYGVRDESCFNDEPEPCSGGLEFLNGDDDVFVSLPCEFDMGNGRPVTL, encoded by the coding sequence ATGGGTAACGAATCCGAAACGCAAACGCTTCTAAACGCGGCCGACTATCTCCTCCAAAGCCGCAACTTCGCCGACTGCATCAACTACGCCGCCCGCGCCCACGATTCCGACCCCACCAATCCCGCACCCGCCAGAATCCTCTCCACCGCCTCCGTCCTCTCCGCCTCCAAAATCTCCGCCACTCACCACGATTACTACGCCGTCCTCAATCTCCCCTATTTCGACTCCGATTCCTCTCGAATTGACTCCACCTTCGAAACCCTAACTTCAATTCTCGATCCCAATACCAACCGCTGCTCCTTCGCATCCGAGGCCTTCGATTTGGCGGTCAAAGCGTGGTCCGTCCTCTCCAATCCCCTCGAGAAGGCCGGGTTCGATGCCGAGTTGCAGGCGTTTTTCGATCCCGCCGCCTCTACCTCCGCTACCTTTTGGACAATCTGCCCTTATTGCTATTACGTCTACGAGTATGATAAGGTTTTCGAGGATTGCTGCTTGAAGTGCCAGAATCAGAGGTGTAGACGAGTGCTCCACGCCGTGCCGATTGCGgggcctccgccgccgccggacGTGGTAGCCAGGGGCCAGTACTGCTGCCCTGGATTCATGCCGTTCGCGCTTTGTTCCAACGATGGAAAGCCAATTCGTGACAAATTGTGGTTTCCCTTCGCTCCTTCTCATCACCTAGGTGAAATGCCGGATTTTAATTCTGCTACATTTGAAGATTGCGCTGTTGTTTTAGATGATGACAGATTTGAGGGAACAGGTTCTCAGGGTCATGTTAATGGAGAAAAGGCGAGAACGGAAGGAAATTCAAGAAAGAGGATGAAATCCGCGCCCTGGAAATCGAAGAAGTTGTTGGGTAGAGGGATTAGTATCGAGGGCGACGAGGCACATTTTGTATACGGAGTTAGAGACGAGAGTTGTTTTAATGACGAACCCGAGCCTTGTTCGGGGGGACTGGAGTTCCTTAATGGAGATGATGATGTATTCGTTAGTTTGCCGTGCGAATTTGATATGGGAAATGGGAGACCAGTGACCTTGTAA
- the LOC121761584 gene encoding GPI ethanolamine phosphate transferase 2 isoform X2 has product MVIDGLPAEFLLGKDGEPPPKVFMEAMPYTQSLLASGLAIGYHAKAAPPTVTMPRLKAMVSGAIGGFLDVASNFNTQAFLEDNLIAQFRRIGWKMMMLGDETWLKLFPNMFDKHDGVSSFFVKDTIEVDYNVSRHLTNELWHTDNDLLILHYLGLDHVGHIGGRNSALMSPKLMEMDRVIEWIHSTLVQEMKQRRTLLVVVSDHGMTNGGNHGGSSYEETDSLALFISAEKISDAENIKEAYQVDIASTLALLFGVPIPKNNVGAVMTDVFSSLRAEQQLRILELNSWQLLRLLQTHFTEFECARFSCESGSGKNDGAERFCCSYLAAKYLHESWISKNSLRSTNGDDYQSIVMAYHDFLGIASKWLSSRSTDKPFVQLALGVAAMLLSSLILMSLLFLLGQENNLQGSDYVSSSDDKTHKWHLEELFIVAVMFILVLSMASSSMVEEEQYIWHFMTSSFYLILLRKTIHSITDGSALTLTSGKKVRIIHSICCIIVVLVCRRVLRGWHQGGVNWAYLPDISKLLEQAGTLSIKSLHLLSLVLVVITFSAVLLAMRLRINLVLFLLLIYFIPVLIILEQILKYQDGAFTSSSIQSTKMIQIFYALIGTITVGVLLSLPWLKPIRDPKTSKDITRASSDALQESQCELRCIRDVIFVIGWCYAFSWSLLQLLLQQPINSMPTYLLLVQILATICYFSEGGIHLKHWTKVAALYYLGMAGHFGLGNTNTLATIDVAGAFIGMSSHSTVISGILMFIITYASPMLALLSTLMDVSVVDATTLANSQDVDFGHLLKTALGYPCLVPLGLNSIVLLAYTIVLLLMRNHLFVWSVFSPKYLYVCGTTACVYIGVSFMALTVTYTCIVRYY; this is encoded by the exons ATG GTTATTGATGGATTGCCAGCTGAATTTCTTCTTGGAAAGGATGGGGAGCCTCCCCCTAAGGTTTTTATGGAAGCTATGCCGTATACACAGTCATTATTGGCTAGCGGATTGGCAATTGGCTATCACGCAAAGGCTGCACCACCTACTGTTACAATGCCTCGCCTAAAG GCTATGGTTTCTGGGGCTATTGGGGGATTTCTTGATGTTGCTTCTAATTTTAATACGCAAGCATTTTTGGAGGATAACCTTATTG CTCAATTTCGCAGGATTGGCTGGAAAATGATGATGCTTGGTGATGAAACATGGCTTAAGCTGTTTCCAAATATGTTTGATAAGCATGATGGAGTTAGCAGTTTCTTT GTCAAAGACACTATTGAAGTCGATTACAATGTCTCTAGACACTTGACAAATGAGCTTTGGCATACTGACAATGATCTTCTG ATTCTTCATTATCTTGGATTGGATCATGTTGGACATATTGGCGGGCGTAATAG TGCCTTGATGAGCCCCAAACTGATGGAGATGGATAGAGTAATTGAATGGATTCATTCAACATTAGTTCAAGAAATGAAGCAAAGACGGACACTTTTG GTGGTAGTAAGTGATCATGGCATGACCAATGGTGGTAATCATGGGGGGTCTTCATATGAGGAGACAGATTCTTTGGCACTTTTCATTAGTGCTGAAAAGATCAGTGATGCTGAAAATATTAAAGAAGCTTACCAG GTTGACATTGCCTCAACATTGGCCCTCCTCTTCGGTGTGCCTATTCCAAAAAATAATGTCGGCGCTGTAATGACTGATGTTTTCTCATCTCTCAGAG CTGAACAACAACTGAGGATACTAGAGCTAAATTCTTGGCAATTACTGAGGCTACTACAAACCCATTTCACCGAATTTGAGTGTGCAAGATTCTCATGCGAGTCTGGAAGTGGTAAAAATGATGGTGCAGAGAGGTTTTGTTGCTCATATTTGGCTGCCAAATATCTCCACGAATCCTGGATATCAAAGAATTCTTTGAG ATCCACCAATGGAGATGATTATCAGAGCATAGTTATGGCATATCATGATTTCCTTGGAATTGCAAGCAAGTGGTTATCAAGCAGATCAACTGAT AAGCCATTTGTTCAACTTGCACTGGGAGTAGCAGCAATGCTTCTGTCGTCTTTGATACTTATGAGCCTCCTTTTCCTCCTTGGCCAAGAGAATAATCTCCAGGGAAGTGACTACGTTTCTAGCTCTGATGACAAGACTCACAAGTGGCATTTAGAGGAATTATTTATTGTGGCTGTAATGTTTATCCTTGTATTAAGCATGGCTTCAAGTTCTATGGTAGAGGAAGAACAATACATTTGGCATTTCATGACCTCTTCATTTTATTTGATCTTGCTGAGAAAGACAATACACTCCATCACCGATGGCAGTGCACTCACTTTGACATctgggaaaaaagtaagaataATCCATAGCATATGTTGCATCATTGTAGTTCTAGTATGTAGGAGAGTTCTCAGGGGCTGGCATCAGGGTGGTGTCAACTGGGCTTATCTACCAGACATTTCAAAGCTACTTGAGCAGGCAGGGACTCTTTCTATAAAGTCTCTGCATTTGTTATCATTGGTCCTTGTTGTTATCACATTTTCAGCTGTTCTTCTGGCAATGCGGTTGAGAATCAATTTAGTCTTGTTCTTACTGCTGATATACTTCATTCCGGTGCTGATAATTTTGGAGCAAATTTTGAAATACCAAGATGGCGCATTCACATCATCGAGCATTCAGAGTACTAAAATGATACAAATATTTTATGCACTTATAGGGACTATTACTGTGGGGGTCCTTCTTTCTCTGCCGTGGTTGAAGCCGATCAGAGATCCCAAAACCTCTAAAGACATCACCAGAGCATCTAGTGACGCTTTACAAGAAAGTCAATGTGAACTTCGCTGTATTAGAGATGTTATATTTGTTATTGGCTGGTGTTATGCATTCTCTTGGTCTCTGTTACAACTTCTGCTACAACAGCCTATAAATTCAATGCCCACATATCTACTTCTTGTGCAAATTTTGGCTACCATATGCTATTTTTCTGAGGGTGGCATTCATCTGAAGCACTGGACTAAG GTTGCTGCTCTGTACTATTTGGGAATGGCTGGCCACTTTGGTCTTGGTAATACAAACACTCTTGCTACAATTGATGTTGCCGGGGCTTTCATA GGCATGTCGAGCCACTCAACTGTGATTTCTGGTATTTTGATGTTCATTATCACGTACGCCTCCCCAATGTTAGCTCTTCTTAGCACATTGATGGATGTTTCCGTGGTGGATGCAACAACACTTGCCAATTCCCAGGATGTTGATTTTGGACATCTTCTGAAGACGGCACTAGGATATCCTTGTCTAGTTCCACTGGGATTGAATTCCATTGTCCTACTTGCATACACAATCGTGTTGCTTCTAATGAGGAACCACTTATTCGTCTGGAGCGTCTTCTCCCCAAA GTATCTCTACGTTTGTGGCACAACAGCCTGCGTCTACATTGGTGTATCATTCATGGCCTTGACTGTAACTTACACGTGCATTGTTAGGTATTATTGA
- the LOC121761584 gene encoding GPI ethanolamine phosphate transferase 2 isoform X1, with the protein MGNGYSLTCKNLTLFTISAVLIQIIGLYLFIVGFFPVKPSLSGMSGFESFYPPAVNSIHFDNNISTLPPQKLKSLYQELSGVPPLYDRLILMVIDGLPAEFLLGKDGEPPPKVFMEAMPYTQSLLASGLAIGYHAKAAPPTVTMPRLKAMVSGAIGGFLDVASNFNTQAFLEDNLIAQFRRIGWKMMMLGDETWLKLFPNMFDKHDGVSSFFVKDTIEVDYNVSRHLTNELWHTDNDLLILHYLGLDHVGHIGGRNSALMSPKLMEMDRVIEWIHSTLVQEMKQRRTLLVVVSDHGMTNGGNHGGSSYEETDSLALFISAEKISDAENIKEAYQVDIASTLALLFGVPIPKNNVGAVMTDVFSSLRAEQQLRILELNSWQLLRLLQTHFTEFECARFSCESGSGKNDGAERFCCSYLAAKYLHESWISKNSLRSTNGDDYQSIVMAYHDFLGIASKWLSSRSTDKPFVQLALGVAAMLLSSLILMSLLFLLGQENNLQGSDYVSSSDDKTHKWHLEELFIVAVMFILVLSMASSSMVEEEQYIWHFMTSSFYLILLRKTIHSITDGSALTLTSGKKVRIIHSICCIIVVLVCRRVLRGWHQGGVNWAYLPDISKLLEQAGTLSIKSLHLLSLVLVVITFSAVLLAMRLRINLVLFLLLIYFIPVLIILEQILKYQDGAFTSSSIQSTKMIQIFYALIGTITVGVLLSLPWLKPIRDPKTSKDITRASSDALQESQCELRCIRDVIFVIGWCYAFSWSLLQLLLQQPINSMPTYLLLVQILATICYFSEGGIHLKHWTKVAALYYLGMAGHFGLGNTNTLATIDVAGAFIGMSSHSTVISGILMFIITYASPMLALLSTLMDVSVVDATTLANSQDVDFGHLLKTALGYPCLVPLGLNSIVLLAYTIVLLLMRNHLFVWSVFSPKYLYVCGTTACVYIGVSFMALTVTYTCIVRYY; encoded by the exons ATGGGTAATGGCTACTCTTTGACGTGCAAAAACCTCACTCTTTTCACAATTTCAGCTGTGCTCATCCAGATTATTGGTCTATATCTTTTCATCGTTGGTTTCTTTCCGGTTAAGCCTTCTCTCTCCGGCATGAG TGGATTCGAGAGCTTCTATCCGCCTGCCGTCAATTCGATTCATTTCGATAATAACATTTCTACTTTGCCTCCTCAAAAGCTCAAATCATTATATCAG GAACTATCTGGTGTTCCTCCATTGTATGATAGATTAATATTAATG GTTATTGATGGATTGCCAGCTGAATTTCTTCTTGGAAAGGATGGGGAGCCTCCCCCTAAGGTTTTTATGGAAGCTATGCCGTATACACAGTCATTATTGGCTAGCGGATTGGCAATTGGCTATCACGCAAAGGCTGCACCACCTACTGTTACAATGCCTCGCCTAAAG GCTATGGTTTCTGGGGCTATTGGGGGATTTCTTGATGTTGCTTCTAATTTTAATACGCAAGCATTTTTGGAGGATAACCTTATTG CTCAATTTCGCAGGATTGGCTGGAAAATGATGATGCTTGGTGATGAAACATGGCTTAAGCTGTTTCCAAATATGTTTGATAAGCATGATGGAGTTAGCAGTTTCTTT GTCAAAGACACTATTGAAGTCGATTACAATGTCTCTAGACACTTGACAAATGAGCTTTGGCATACTGACAATGATCTTCTG ATTCTTCATTATCTTGGATTGGATCATGTTGGACATATTGGCGGGCGTAATAG TGCCTTGATGAGCCCCAAACTGATGGAGATGGATAGAGTAATTGAATGGATTCATTCAACATTAGTTCAAGAAATGAAGCAAAGACGGACACTTTTG GTGGTAGTAAGTGATCATGGCATGACCAATGGTGGTAATCATGGGGGGTCTTCATATGAGGAGACAGATTCTTTGGCACTTTTCATTAGTGCTGAAAAGATCAGTGATGCTGAAAATATTAAAGAAGCTTACCAG GTTGACATTGCCTCAACATTGGCCCTCCTCTTCGGTGTGCCTATTCCAAAAAATAATGTCGGCGCTGTAATGACTGATGTTTTCTCATCTCTCAGAG CTGAACAACAACTGAGGATACTAGAGCTAAATTCTTGGCAATTACTGAGGCTACTACAAACCCATTTCACCGAATTTGAGTGTGCAAGATTCTCATGCGAGTCTGGAAGTGGTAAAAATGATGGTGCAGAGAGGTTTTGTTGCTCATATTTGGCTGCCAAATATCTCCACGAATCCTGGATATCAAAGAATTCTTTGAG ATCCACCAATGGAGATGATTATCAGAGCATAGTTATGGCATATCATGATTTCCTTGGAATTGCAAGCAAGTGGTTATCAAGCAGATCAACTGAT AAGCCATTTGTTCAACTTGCACTGGGAGTAGCAGCAATGCTTCTGTCGTCTTTGATACTTATGAGCCTCCTTTTCCTCCTTGGCCAAGAGAATAATCTCCAGGGAAGTGACTACGTTTCTAGCTCTGATGACAAGACTCACAAGTGGCATTTAGAGGAATTATTTATTGTGGCTGTAATGTTTATCCTTGTATTAAGCATGGCTTCAAGTTCTATGGTAGAGGAAGAACAATACATTTGGCATTTCATGACCTCTTCATTTTATTTGATCTTGCTGAGAAAGACAATACACTCCATCACCGATGGCAGTGCACTCACTTTGACATctgggaaaaaagtaagaataATCCATAGCATATGTTGCATCATTGTAGTTCTAGTATGTAGGAGAGTTCTCAGGGGCTGGCATCAGGGTGGTGTCAACTGGGCTTATCTACCAGACATTTCAAAGCTACTTGAGCAGGCAGGGACTCTTTCTATAAAGTCTCTGCATTTGTTATCATTGGTCCTTGTTGTTATCACATTTTCAGCTGTTCTTCTGGCAATGCGGTTGAGAATCAATTTAGTCTTGTTCTTACTGCTGATATACTTCATTCCGGTGCTGATAATTTTGGAGCAAATTTTGAAATACCAAGATGGCGCATTCACATCATCGAGCATTCAGAGTACTAAAATGATACAAATATTTTATGCACTTATAGGGACTATTACTGTGGGGGTCCTTCTTTCTCTGCCGTGGTTGAAGCCGATCAGAGATCCCAAAACCTCTAAAGACATCACCAGAGCATCTAGTGACGCTTTACAAGAAAGTCAATGTGAACTTCGCTGTATTAGAGATGTTATATTTGTTATTGGCTGGTGTTATGCATTCTCTTGGTCTCTGTTACAACTTCTGCTACAACAGCCTATAAATTCAATGCCCACATATCTACTTCTTGTGCAAATTTTGGCTACCATATGCTATTTTTCTGAGGGTGGCATTCATCTGAAGCACTGGACTAAG GTTGCTGCTCTGTACTATTTGGGAATGGCTGGCCACTTTGGTCTTGGTAATACAAACACTCTTGCTACAATTGATGTTGCCGGGGCTTTCATA GGCATGTCGAGCCACTCAACTGTGATTTCTGGTATTTTGATGTTCATTATCACGTACGCCTCCCCAATGTTAGCTCTTCTTAGCACATTGATGGATGTTTCCGTGGTGGATGCAACAACACTTGCCAATTCCCAGGATGTTGATTTTGGACATCTTCTGAAGACGGCACTAGGATATCCTTGTCTAGTTCCACTGGGATTGAATTCCATTGTCCTACTTGCATACACAATCGTGTTGCTTCTAATGAGGAACCACTTATTCGTCTGGAGCGTCTTCTCCCCAAA GTATCTCTACGTTTGTGGCACAACAGCCTGCGTCTACATTGGTGTATCATTCATGGCCTTGACTGTAACTTACACGTGCATTGTTAGGTATTATTGA